Genomic segment of Nitrosopumilaceae archaeon AB1(1):
GTTGAATGACTTAGATTAGATCCAACGTTAGAATTAAATGGAAAATTATGTGGCAAACATGACAAAATCTATATGAATGATGATAAATGTAGTGAATGCAATATTGAGCAATTAGAGTCTGACTCTATTAACAAGGATATGAAGAAATGTCATAATGCAATGAAAGGTTTAATTGAAAATTTTGCCCCAAAAATTAGATGGTATCATAATCATGCAAACTTGCACTCTGTATCAAAGTATTCCACTTGTTATGACCCTTGACAGTTATCTTTGCTCTCTTAGATGGTCTCTTATTGTCAATATCACTATACTTTTTGGCATAATTGTAATACACTGTCACACCATTAATAATCAGACTATCTTCTCTTCAATCCTCTAAACACTTTCTTACGATCACGAATCTCACCATTTAGACGCTCCATCATATTTAATCATATTGTGTTTCTCTGCCAAATACTCTTCTTGACGATTTACCCTATGATGGTAATCCATCTGTGATAAAATACTTGGGTGTTTTATTCCCAGTAATCAATTTAGTCAGTTTCAACAAATAATCTGCATTGTGCTGAAATTTAGTATCGGCCATGTCTTTCAGCTAACTCAAAAACGAGTGTCATTATTCATAGATGCAAATAGATATTTTGACTTACCTGACACCTTTATTCATACTTTATCAGCACGAACCCAATTGCCAACACGTGGTATGATTTCATCTAGGTATCTAGTTAACATTACAGGGTATTTGGCAATCCATCGATTCATAGTAGAATGATTCACATCAGTATCAAACTCATAATGTGTTGAAATATCTCCAACTGACATACCTGAATAGTACATTTGTAATGCACCTGTAATTATTTTTGAATCAGATTGTTTACCCTCAAATTCAAAATTTGATGTAAAGCGTTTATTACAATATAAACATTTGAATCGTTGTATTTTTCCTTGTTTGTTGTTCCTCATACCATCTTTTTTGATATTACCTGAATTACAGTATTCACACAGATTCAGTCTAGTCTATTCCATTATTCTAAAATTATTATTCGCATATCCTCTATTTGTAATCACTATACATTTGACTAATTGTATATGCTTGCAATCTGCTCTTCGAATTGTGTGATTTTTACACACACAAGTCCTTGACCTGTTCTGCTTACATTGTATAGTTTGTTTGGATTTGTTTGAGATTTTATTTCAAATTTGTTGGTGTCCACTTGTGCAAAGTTGCCTACTGTTTGCATCATTACTTTTGCTTTTTGTTTACGTTGATTCATACTATGGATTAATAGTATATTATTATATGAATCTATGGTATTAACTAATTGTATAATAGACTTATAATATGAATCGTATTAGAGCCAGTATGCAAATATTGGAAAAGATACAGAATAAGAAAAAATACATCTATCTTTCTCATTATGATAAAGATACTCAAAGGGTAAAGAATGATTATTGTGGTCCTGCTAATGACACTACAATGATTAAGGCGTATAGTATGCAACTGAAGATACTCGTTGGTCAGAAAAAAGATGCTGAGAGACAAAAAGTAGAGATCAATGAGGAGATTAAACAGATACAAAAAAGGATTGTCAGATTGAAGAGTAGGAATTCTTAGTGAAAGATAGGAATAAGATAAAAACAAAATTAACATAATATGGCAAATGAATTGATTATGATAGGGTTTGGCAATTCATATTCGGTTTGATTGTATCAGGCATTGGCATCTCCAAAGGGAATAAAAATATAATTGCTCTAGGAGGTACACTATCTATTTCAAATATTCCCAGTATTAATGAATATGTTGGTCTTTATGACAAAAGTGTCGAATTATTAAACAAGATGAAAGAAGTACAGAAACTAAACAATGAATTGATACAGTTAGAATCTTACGCAAATGTCACAACCTTAGAACGTGATAAACTTTGAGACAGTTCAATAAGATATATGCTGAAATCACCACAGAGTATAATGAAGAGTATATAGTCTATTAAACACTCTTTTGACAAGATACTCTACAAATGATCAATGGGATCGTTATGATGAAATTTTACAGTATATGATCGTATTAGAAAATAATTATTTAAAAGATACCAATGCTCATAATGCTCATTTGAGTAATTATTTTGATGATCTTTTAACACAACGTTCAACATATAATAACAAATACGGTGATTTGGCAAATAAGATATCTGATATTATTGACAAGTAGTGAATAAAATGTATTTGAGATTCTTTTTTATACACTGGATAAAAACGGAGACAAAATAACATGGATGTTTTATTGATTGTATATCTCACGATTAATATTTTGATTGCGTATATCAATCAAGCAGATCTATCTTTTACACATTATCTTGGCAGATATGGATTTTATATTCTTCTAGCAGGATTATTAATTTATGGTTCATATATGTTGATTACAAGAAATAGTGATAAATCCAAGAAGAATCAAAAGAAATAAAATTAAAATAGAGATTATAGTATCGCTCCATGAATAGCACCCGAATTTGCAATAGAGCCTTTACTATGATTATTAACAATTAACTCATTGCCACTAGTACCAAGTTTATTTGGTGTGGATTTTACAGATATGTCACATAAATAGTCGGCAAATATCTCAGATTGAGTTTTTAAATTAATAGTATCAGATTCGTCATATTGCATATATCAAATATTTAATTTTTTTCCATCACATCATTGTGGTCAAAATTAGATTTGAGTGAAATGATTTTATGTAAAGAATTTAAGATACGAGTTTGACAGATTTAATTTTTTTATGTAGATAAACAAATGCCAATGTTGGTAGACCAACATAAATTAGCAAGTTGATAGCAATTACAAGTAATCCCAAAGCCAACACACTATTCTCCGAGTCATCTACCATCGTCATTATAGAGACACTAGAGAGTAGAGGATATAGAATAGTCTGAATTATTTCACGCAGTAGAGGGTTTTCACGCTCAGCATCTGCAATTACAGGTGAAAAGGTGTAATAGATTTGGTTGAATGATGTTATGAAGGATATTCCAGGTAGACTAGTCATTAAAGTTGTATCACGTATCTCTCTGAGCATTTGTACTTGTTGTGAAAGTCTCAGTTCCATATACTGCTGTTGCGATTAGACAACCACCTTCACCAGTAGTGGTAGTAGAGTCATCATTTATCATGGTTTTATCATCCTTTATGGTTTTATCATCCTTTATGGTTTTATCATCCTTTATGGTTTTATCATCCTTTATGGTTTTATCATCCTTTATGGTTTTATCATCCTTTATGGTTTTATTGTCCATCATAGTATCATCATCCATCATAGTATCATTATCCACTATGGTTTTATCGTCCATTATGGTTTTATCATCCTTTATGGTACCGGTAGATGCAACAGGTAGTGTAGAATCAAAAGTGATGGAACCGGTGGGTTGAGAAACATCTACTAATTTTTGTTCACTTGTAAAGAAAGTATTAGAGTATACACTAGCCTTTACAGATACAAAGCGTTCATCAGAAGACACTAGACCCAAATAGACGACTCTGTCAGAGTAGGGCTGTGTTAGGGAGAGTTGAGTTGCAATTACCCCTAGTTTGGAACTACTAATAGTAACAAAAGCACCATCAGATGATGGGCTAGCAATAATTTCAACTAGTTTTTTATCATCAGCTACTTCCCAAGATACTTTGTGAATAATAGCCTCTGCAATTATTGGGGCTTGACCACCAGTGAATATACGACCTGCGCCGCCTCCTGAGCTACTGCCACCACCACTACTAGTAAATGGAATAGGTGCAGGTACTTGAGTACTAGTGGTACTGGTGGAAGATATTAGAGCATAGGTGGATAGGTGAGTGGTGTGAATTGTTACATGAGTGTTGTCATCTACAAAACATTCGTTTGTGGAAGTAGTGGTTAAAAGAGTATTAATTTCTGCGATATTACTAGTACCACAGGATGATATCTGGGTTGGTGTAGAGCCAATAGTATTTACATAATATATATTATAATTATTTCCACCTTGATTTTCAAATACAATAGACGCAACTGTATCACCTAGGTTGAGATCAATTGTTACATCTCCCAAAGTTATAGCTGTAACCGTTACATGACTAGTAGTAGTCTGACCTACAGTTGTAGAGGGTACAGTAATAGTAGCAGTACGTGGTGCAAGGAATTGCGAATCCCAAGTACCATCATGAGTAATAATAGTACTAGTAGGTATCATGACTGTAATGACATTAGTAGATACAAGTTTGGCACTTAATCCTGCAGTGATATTAGTAGTGTTGGAAGTAGAGGCGACATAATTGATAGTAACATTTTGATGTTCAGGTGTGAGAATTAATGGTGCGTCCACATGAATAGTGGCAGGAGATAATACCTGATCGTCTGATGAAATGATGTTTTGGACACTGAATGATGAGTTATTAGTAAGTATACCATTATTTGCAGCATCTACAATAGAATTTGCGTTAATAGCCACTTGAGGACCATCAACTGACCCGATAAAAACGTTAAATATAGATTCGGTGGCTGTGCTGTTAAAAGTTAGAACCAGAGTAGGATTGTTTGTATAATTAATATTAGAAGGGAAAACGAATCCTATAAGCAATTGTGATGGATTAGTTATACTTACATTTTCACTAAATGTAATGGATAGGGTGTGTGTTTGAGCATCATATACTGGAGTACCAACGACTGTTGGGGGAGTAGTGTCAGATGAACCAGTAATTATTACAATTCTATTAACTTGGATGGCATTATTGCCTGATGAATCAACAGAGTGGTATGTGATGGTGTAATTGCCTACAGTATTTGTATCTACAGTGTCACCACGAATAACGATAGGAGAGCCATCATCAGTAGTGGCGTTTTGCTCATTATATGTAGCGCCAACAAATAGTGTTATGGTACTATTGCCATTCAGTGTGATTACTGGGGGAGTAGTGTCACTAACAATTACAAGCCTATTCACTTGGGTGGCATTATTTCCTGCTGAATCAACAGAGTCATAGGTGACGGTATAATTTCCCACGAGAGATGAATTTACAGTGTCACCACCAATTGTTACTGGAGAGCCATCATCAGTAGTGGCGTTTTGCTCAGAGTAGGATGAGTCAAGTTCTACATAAACAGTAGCATTACCATTTAGTGTGATTACTGGGGGAGTATTATCTGGTGTATCAGAAATTATTACAGTTCTAACAACTTGGGTGGCATTATTTCCTGCTGAATCAACAGAGTTGTATGTGATGGTGTAATTGCCTTCAGTATTTGTATCTACAGTGTCACCACCAATTGTTACTGGAGAGTCATCATCAGTAGTGGCGTTTTGCTCATTATATGTAGCGCCAACAAATAGTGTTATGGTACTATTGCCATTCAGTGTGATTACTGGGGGAGTAGTGTCACTAACAATTACAAGCCTATTCACTTGGGTGGCATTATTTCCTGCTGAATCAACAGAGTCATAGGTGACGGTATAATTTCCCACGAGAGATGAATTTACAGTGTCACCACCAATTGTTACTGGAGAGCCATCATCAGTAGTGGCGTTTTGCTCAGAGTAGGATGAGTCAAGTTCTACATAAACAGTAGCATTACCATTTAGTGTGATTACTGGGGGAGTATTATCTGGTGTATCAGAAATTATTACAGTTCTAACAACTTGGGTGGCATTATTTCCTGCTGAATCAACAGAGTTGTATGTGATGGTGTAATTGCCTTCAGTATTTGTATCTACAGTGTCACCACCAATTGTTACTGGAGAGTCATCATCAGTAGTGGCGTTTTGCTCATTATATGTAGCGCCAACAAATAGTGTTATGGTACTATTGCCATTCAGTGTGATTACTGGGGGAGTAGTGTCACGAACAATTACAAGCCTATTCACTTGGGTGGCATTATTTCCTGCTGAATCAACAGAGTTATAGGTGACGGTATAATTTCCCACTAGAGATGAATTTACAGTGTCACCACCAATTATTACTAGAGAATCATCATCAGTAGTGGCGTTTTGCTCAGAGTAGGATGAGTCAAGTTCTACATAAACGGTATCATTACCATTCAGTGTGATTACTGGGGGAGTATTATCTGGTGTATCAGAAATTATTACAGTTCTAACAACTTGGGTGGCATTATTTCCTGCTGAATCAACAGAGTTGTATGTGATGGTGTAATTGCCTTCAGTATTTGCATCTACAGCGTCACCACCAATTGTTACTGGAGAGTCATCATCAGTAGTGGCGTTTTGCTCATTATATGTAGCGCCAACAAATAGTGTTATGGTACTATTGCCATTCAGTGTGATTACTGGGGGAGTAGTGTCACTAACAATTACAAGCCTATTCACTTGGGTGGCATTATTTCCTGCTGAATCAACAGAGTCATAGGTGACGGTATAATTTCCCACGAGAGATGAATTTACAGTGTCACCACCAATTGTTACTGGAGAGTTATCATCAGTAGTGGCGTTTTGCTCAGAGTAGGATGAGTCAAGTTCTACATAAACAGTAGCATTACCAATTAGTGTGATTACTGGGGGAGTATCATCTGGTGCATCAGAAATTATTACAGTTCTAACAACTTGGGTGGCATTATTGCCTGATGGATCAGCAGAGTTGTATGTGATGGTGTAATTGCCTTCAGTATTTGCATCTACAGTGTCACCACCAATTGTTACTGGAGAGTCATCATCAGTAGTGGCGTTTTGTTCATTATATGCATCGCCAACAAATAGTGTTATGGTACTATTGCCATTCAGTGTGATTACTGGGGGAGTAGTGTCACGAACAACTATAGTTCTATTAACTTGGGTGGCATTATTGCCTGATGAATCAACAGAGTGGTATGTGATGGTGTAATTGCCTATAGTATTTGTATCTACAGTATCACCACGAATAATGATAGGAGAGTCATCATCAGTAGTGGCGTTTTGCTCAGAGTAGGATTAGCCAAGTTCTACATAAACGACATCATTACCATTCAGTGTGATTACTGGGGGAATAGTATCTGGTACAGAAATTATTACAGTTCTAACAACTTGGGTGGCATTATTGCCTGATGGATCAGCAGAGTTGTATGTGATGGTGTAATTGCCTTCAGTATTTGCATCTACAGTGTCACCACCAATTGTTACTGGAGAGTCATCATCAGTAGTGGCGTTTTGCTCATTATATGTAGCGCCAACAAATAGTGTTATGGTACTATTGCCATTCAGTGTGATTACTGGGGGAGTAGTGTCACGAACAACTATAGTTCTATTCACTTGGGTGGCATTATTTCCTGCTGAATCAACAGAGTCATAGGTGACGGTATAATTTCCCACTAGAGATGAATTTACAGTGTCACCACCAATTGTTACTGGAGAGTTGTCATTAGTCGTGGCGTTTTGCTCAGAGTAGGATTAGCCAAGTTCTACATAAACGACATTATTACCATTCAGTGTGATTACTGGGGGAGTAGTGTCACGAACAATTACAGTTCTATTAACTTGGGTGGCATTATTGCCTGATGAATCAGTAGAGTGGTATGTGACGGTGTAATTGTCTACAGTATTTGTATCTACAGTGTCACCACGAATAACGATAGGAGAGTCATCATCAGTAGTGGCGTTTTGCTCAGAGTAGGATTAGCCAAGTTCTACATAAACGACATTATTACCATTCAGTGTGATTACTGGGGGAGTAGTGTCACGAACAACTATAGTTCTATTTACTTGGGTGGCATTATTGCCTGATGAATCAGTAGAGTGGTATGTGACGGTGTAATTACCTACAGTATTTGTATCTACAGTGTCACCACGAATAACGATAGGAGAGCCATCACCAGTAGTGGCGTTTTGCTCAGAGTAGGATGAGCCAAGTTCTACATAAACAGTAGCATTACCAATTAGTGTGATTACTGGGGGAATAATGTCTGGTCCATCAAAAATTATTACAGTTCTAACAACTTGGGTGGCATTATTGCCTGATGGATCAACAGAGTTGTATGTGATGGTGTAATTGCCTATAGTATTTGTATCTACAGTATCACCACGAATAACGATAGGAGAGCCATCATCAGTAGTGGCGTTTTGTTCATTATATGTAGAGTTTTTGCTTAGTGTTATTGTACTAGCACCATTCAGTGTGATTACTGGGGGAGTAGTGTCACGAACAACTATAGTTCTATTAACTTGGGTGGCATTATTGCCTGATGAATCAACAGAGTGGTATGTGATGGTGTAATTGCCTATAGTATTTGTATCTACAGTATCACCACGAATAACGATAGGAGAGTCATCATCAGTAGTGGCGTTTTGCTCAGAGTAGGATGAGCCAAGTTCTACATAAACGACATCATTACCATTCAGTGTGATTACTGGGGGAATAGTATCTGGTACAGAAATTATTACAGTTCTAACAACTTGGGTGGCATTATTGCCTGATGGATCAGCAGAGTTGTATGTGATGGTGTAATTGCCTTCAGTATTTGTATCTACAGTGTCACCACGAATAACGATAGGAGAGCCATCATCAGTAGTGGCGTTTTGTTCATTATATGCATCGCCAACAAATAGTGTTATGGTACTATTGCCATTCAGTGTGATTACTGGGGGAGTAGTGTCACTAACAATTACAAGCCTATTCACTTGGGTGGCATTATTTCCTGCTGAATCAACAGAGTCATAGGTGACGGTATAATTTCCCACGAGAGATGAATTTACAGTGTCACCACCAATTGTTACTGGAGAGTTATCATCAGTAGTGGCGTTTTGCTCAGAGTAGGATGAGTCAAGTTCTACATAAACAGTAGCATTACCAATTAGTGTGATTACTGGGGGAGTATCATCTGGTGCATCAGAAATTATTACAGTTCTATTAACTTGGGTGGCATTATTGCCTGATGGATCAGCAGAGTGGTATGTGATGGTGTAATTGCCCATAGTATTTGTATCTACAGTGTCACCACGAATAACGATAGGAGAGCCATCATCAGTAGTGGCGTTTTGTTCATTATATGCATCGCCAACAAATAGTGTTATGGTACTATTGCCATTCAGTGTGATTACTGGGGGAGTAGTGTCACGAACAACTATAGTTCTATTAACTTGGGTGGCATTATTGCCTGATGAATCAACAGAGTGGTATGTGATGGTGTAATTGCCTATAGTATTTGTATCTACAGTATCACCACGAATAACGATAGGAGAGTCATCATCAGTAGTGGCGTTCTGCTCAGAGTAGGATGAGCCAAGTTCTACATAAACGACATCATTACCATTCAGTGTGATTACAGGGGGAGTAGTATCTGGAATGTTGTTAATTACAGGTTGATTCACAAAGTTTTCTAGTGTTATGTCTGTACTTTGAGTAGAGTTTATTCCACCACTAGTTTTAGTATATGAGATAGTAATGGTTTCATTTGCCAAAAGATTTCCGCTTAAATTCAGAGTAATTGAAGAGGAGTTTGATGTTATACTATCTATTGTAGCAGATGTACCAGTAAGAGTAAAGTCAGTGGTAGGAATAACCGAATAGATAATGTTTTTATTAAAAGTAATTATAATGTTATCACCTTGTGTGTTGGTAATAGCAAAAGATATCGCTACACTTCTATCTTCAGGTGCAGATATAGTAAAGAAAGTAGAAGGAGAGTTTTGATTTGCATACTCTGTTGCAATCCAGTCTGCAGAGCGAGCAGTAGATGATAGTCGGAATTCATCGAATTTGCCATCAAAGTAGGAATCAGTTCCCCAATTGGATCTTCCGATATAGTTTGATGCTCTACTCTCATTAAGAGATGTATGCACAGCATCACTAGTAATTGAGGTGCCATTTTTGTAGATAGTTGCTGTACCTGATGATTCATGTACAACTGTAAAGTATGCCCATTGACCTGTCTGCAAAATATCACTAGCTGTGACACCATCAGAGCTGGTACCCTGTCGCATATCATATCTCAAATCCGGGTTAGTGCGATGGGCAGCAATTAGAATATTGTTATCATCCTGACCCTTGCCAAAATCAACGATTCTAGCCCAATTTCTAAGGACATCAATATTTGCCCATGCCGAGATGGTAAAGTCTGTATTGTTAAATAGACTACCTTCCAAGTCTGGAAGATCAAGATAATCTCCGTGGGAGTCGTCTACTCCATCAAGGTTTAATCCATTACCAATTTGTGCAGATACTAAATCACTAGAATTAAAGTCAGTAGAGCCTGTAGATAGTGGTGTTGCATGACGATTATTCCCTGATGAGTCTAGGGTAGAGTTTGCAGTAAAAGTGGATTGATCCATGTGATAAATTATCTCATAGTCTGAATCCCAAACATTAGGATATGGAATGGATGACGCTGTTGAGACATTATAATACATGTAGAGTATGGTATCACTGGTATTGCTCAAAGTAGGTAGACGAACCCAAGCTACTAGGGTACCGGTAGTAGCATCATTAGTAAATGACTCAATTTCATGCTCTAAGAGGGTATTGCCATCAGTAGTAGTGAATCTTATATCTTGTCCAGCAGATTGAACAGTTGTAGAATTGAGATTTATATCATTTATTGATATTAAAACTGTGAAATTTTCATGATTTCCAATTACTTGAGATGAATTTATAGTGATCTGTAGTCTTGTGTCCCAAGAGGCACCTAGTATTTGTTGAACAACTATAGTTCTATTCACTTGGATGGCATCATTACCTGATGAATCAACAGAGTGGTATGTGATGGTGTAATTGGCCGCAGTATTTGTATCTACAGTGTCACCACGAATAACGATAGGAGAGCCATCATCAGTAATGGCGTTTTGCTCAGAGTAGGATTAGCCAAGTTTTACATAAACGATATTATTACCATTCAGTGTGATTACTGGGGGAGTAGTGTCACGAACAACTATAGTTCTATTAACTTGGGTGGCATCATTACCTGATGAATCAACAGAGTGGTATGTGATGGTGTAATTG
This window contains:
- a CDS encoding DUF5011 domain-containing protein, translating into MNRTIVVRDTTPPVITLNGNSTITLFVGATYNEQNATTDDDSPVTIGGDTVDANTEGNYTITYNSADPSGNNATQVVRTVIISVPDTIPPVITLNGNDVVYVELG
- a CDS encoding DUF2341 domain-containing protein, producing the protein MNRTIVVQQILGASWDTRLQITINSSQVIGNHENFTVLISINDINLNSTTVQSAGQDIRFTTTDGNTLLEHEIESFTNDATTGTLVAWVRLPTLSNTSDTILYMYYNVSTASSIPYPNVWDSDYEIIYHMDQSTFTANSTLDSSGNNRHATPLSTGSTDFNSSDLVSAQIGNGLNLDGVDDSHGDYLDLPDLEGSLFNNTDFTISAWANIDVLRNWARIVDFGKGQDDNNILIAAHRTNPDLRYDMRQGTSSDGVTASDILQTGQWAYFTVVHESSGTATIYKNGTSITSDAVHTSLNESRASNYIGRSNWGTDSYFDGKFDEFRLSSTARSADWIATEYANQNSPSTFFTISAPEDRSVAISFAITNTQGDNIIITFNKNIIYSVIPTTDFTLTGTSATIDSITSNSSSITLNLSGNLLANETITISYTKTSGGINSTQSTDITLENFVNQPVINNIPDTTPPVITLNGNDVVYVELGSSYSEQNATTDDDSPIVIRGDTVDTNTIGNYTITYHSVDSSGNNATQVNRTIVVRDTTPPVITLNGNSTITLFVGDAYNEQNATTDDGSPIVIRGDTVDTNTMGNYTITYHSADPSGNNATQVNRTVIISDAPDDTPPVITLIGNATVYVELDSSYSEQNATTDDNSPVTIGGDTVNSSLVGNYTVTYDSVDSAGNNATQVNRLVIVSDTTPPVITLNGNSTITLFVGDAYNEQNATTDDGSPIVIRGDTVDTNTEGNYTITYNSADPSGNNATQVVRTVIISVPDTIPPVITLNGNDVVYVELGSSYSEQNATTDDDSPIVIRGDTVDTNTIGNYTITYHSVDSSGNNATQVNRTIVVRDTTPPVITLNGASTITLSKNSTYNEQNATTDDGSPIVIRGDTVDTNTIGNYTITYNSVDPSGNNATQVVRTVIIFDGPDIIPPVITLIGNATVYVELGSSYSEQNATTGDGSPIVIRGDTVDTNTVGNYTVTYHSTDSSGNNATQVNRTIVVRDTTPPVITLNGNNVVYVELG
- a CDS encoding DUF5011 domain-containing protein, with protein sequence MISDAPDDTPPVITLIGNATVYVELDSSYSEQNATTDDNSPVTIGGDTVNSSLVGNYTVTYDSVDSAGNNATQVNRLVIVSDTTPPVITLNGNSTITLFVGATYNEQNATTDDDSPVTIGGDAVDANTEGNYTITYNSVDSAGNNATQVVRTVIISDTPDNTPPVITLNGNDTVYVELDSSYSEQNATTDDDSLVIIGGDTVNSSLVGNYTVTYNSVDSAGNNATQVNRLVIVRDTTPPVITLNGNSTITLFVGATYNEQNATTDDDSPVTIGGDTVDTNTEGNYTITYNSVDSAGNNATQVVRTVIISDTPDNTPPVITLNGNATVYVELDSSYSEQNATTDDGSPVTIGGDTVNSSLVGNYTVTYDSVDSAGNNATQVNRLVIVSDTTPPVITLNGNSTITLFVGATYNEQNATTDDDSPVTIGGDTVDTNTEGNYTITYNSVDSAGNNATQVVRTVIISDTPDNTPPVITLNGNATVYVELDSSYSEQNATTDDGSPVTIGGDTVNSSLVGNYTVTYDSVDSAGNNATQVNRLVIVSDTTPPVITLNGNSTITLFVGATYNEQNATTDDGSPIVIRGDTVDTNTVGNYTITYHSVDSSGNNAIQVNRIVIITGSSDTTPPTVVGTPVYDAQTHTLSITFSENVSITNPSQLLIGFVFPSNINYTNNPTLVLTFNSTATESIFNVFIGSVDGPQVAINANSIVDAANNGILTNNSSFSVQNIISSDDQVLSPATIHVDAPLILTPEHQNVTINYVASTSNTTNITAGLSAKLVSTNVITVMIPTSTIITHDGTWDSQFLAPRTATITVPSTTVGQTTTSHVTVTAITLGDVTIDLNLGDTVASIVFENQGGNNYNIYYVNTIGSTPTQISSCGTSNIAEINTLLTTTSTNECFVDDNTHVTIHTTHLSTYALISSTSTTSTQVPAPIPFTSSGGGSSSGGGAGRIFTGGQAPIIAEAIIHKVSWEVADDKKLVEIIASPSSDGAFVTISSSKLGVIATQLSLTQPYSDRVVYLGLVSSDERFVSVKASVYSNTFFTSEQKLVDVSQPTGSITFDSTLPVASTGTIKDDKTIMDDKTIVDNDTMMDDDTMMDNKTIKDDKTIKDDKTIKDDKTIKDDKTIKDDKTIKDDKTMINDDSTTTTGEGGCLIATAVYGTETFTTSTNAQRDT
- a CDS encoding CFI-box-CTERM domain-containing protein; its protein translation is MELRLSQQVQMLREIRDTTLMTSLPGISFITSFNQIYYTFSPVIADAERENPLLREIIQTILYPLLSSVSIMTMVDDSENSVLALGLLVIAINLLIYVGLPTLAFVYLHKKIKSVKLVS